GTTTAAATTGTGCGCATTGCGGCTATAGCACTTGTGAGAGTAAGCCGAAAGATGTACCTTGTTTATTAAACAGCATAGATGTTGGCATAGCAATAGGTTCTGCTTGTGCTACAGCTGCCGATTTAAGAGTTGATACTCGCGTAATGTTCTCTGCCGGTTTAGCCGCACAACGTCTTGATTATTTGCAAGGTTGTAAAATGGTTATGGCAATACCTGTTAGTGCTTCATCTAAAAATCCGTTTTTTGATCGCAAACCTAAAGAGCCTGGAAAATAGTGACAGTTCAATATTTTAGATAAGATTTATAAATAGCAATTTTTTATTATACAAGAATAATGGGAATAATAGTTTCGCTCCCGGGGGGAGGTGGAGGAGGTACTGATTTACAACTTAATTTTGGAAAACAGATAGAGGTCAGAGATTCGTTTCTTCCTCCTGAATGGTATCCTCAAAGTGGAATCCAACTAACTTGGCCACATGAAGAAACCGATTGGGCTTATATGCTTGATGAAGTACGAGAATGCTTCATTAATATTGCAAATGAAATAACCAAACGGGAGAAATTGTTAATTGTTGCTCCTGAACCTGAAGACGTAAAAAAACAGCTTGAGGGAAAGATAAACATTGATAATGTGATTTTTATGCAGAGTGAAACCAATGACACTTGGGCTAGAGATCATGGAGCTATAACAATGATGGATGGTAACTCCCCTGCTCTACTAGATTTTACTTTTAATGGCTGGGGACTCAAATTTGCTTCTGACCAAGACAACTTAATTACTCGCCGGGGAATCAAACAGTCGTTATTAAAAGGACGTTATGAGAATCGTTTAGGCTTTGTGCTCGAAGGCGGTTCCATTGAGAGCGATGGCATAGGAACGGTACTTACTACTTCAGAATGCTTATTATCTCCCAATCGTAACGGTCAGAAAAATCAAGTAGAGATTGAAGAATATCTCCGTTCTGTACTTCATTTAGAGAGAGTTCTATGGCTCGACTATGGCTACTTAGCTGGTGATGATACAGACAGCCATATAGATACTCTTGCTCGTTTCTGCTCATCTAAAGTAATAGCTTATGTAAAATGCACCGATGAATCTGATGTGCATTATGAAGCATTAAGCAAAATGGAAGAACAGCTTAAAACATTTAAAACAATTGCAGGAAAACCTTATCAGTTATTGGCATTACCTATGGCTGATAAGATAGTTGTTGATGGCGAAAGACTTCCGGCCACATATGCAAATTTCCTTATTATGAATGGTGCTGTTTTGTGCCCTACGTATGCGCAGCCTGAAAATGATCAAAAAGCCATAGAGGTTTTAAAGGAAGCTTTCCCTGATCGTGAAATCATAGGCGTTGATTGTCGTGCATTAATTAAGCAACATGGTTCTTTGCATTGTGTGACGATGCAATACCCCATTGGAGTCCTTTAATAATGGTACCGTTTAAAGTTAATA
This is a stretch of genomic DNA from uncultured Bacteroides sp.. It encodes these proteins:
- a CDS encoding DUF2148 domain-containing protein; the encoded protein is MILNERDARHDHVLNVAKQMMTAARTAPKAKGIDIIETAIVTGKELQTLSDTLLTMSEENGMKFFLRDANNILNAECIVLIGTHEQKQGLNCAHCGYSTCESKPKDVPCLLNSIDVGIAIGSACATAADLRVDTRVMFSAGLAAQRLDYLQGCKMVMAIPVSASSKNPFFDRKPKEPGK
- a CDS encoding agmatine deiminase family protein; translation: MGIIVSLPGGGGGGTDLQLNFGKQIEVRDSFLPPEWYPQSGIQLTWPHEETDWAYMLDEVRECFINIANEITKREKLLIVAPEPEDVKKQLEGKINIDNVIFMQSETNDTWARDHGAITMMDGNSPALLDFTFNGWGLKFASDQDNLITRRGIKQSLLKGRYENRLGFVLEGGSIESDGIGTVLTTSECLLSPNRNGQKNQVEIEEYLRSVLHLERVLWLDYGYLAGDDTDSHIDTLARFCSSKVIAYVKCTDESDVHYEALSKMEEQLKTFKTIAGKPYQLLALPMADKIVVDGERLPATYANFLIMNGAVLCPTYAQPENDQKAIEVLKEAFPDREIIGVDCRALIKQHGSLHCVTMQYPIGVL